CACAAACACATCTGTAGCGAGTTGGATAAAGCCCAGGTGCGTGTTGACAAAGGGCGGGTTCGAATATAATCTGCTtgcttagtaaaaaaaaaacaaaatattatctaaataatttataatttatataacatttatatatatatatatatatatatatatataatatatcctaaacttttaaaaatataaatggaTGGCCTTCgttattaaaagttaaaaccatCAGAGGTGCACCTCACCTCTTTCACGTCACCTGTCCACCTCATAATTACAAGTTACAACCATCAAAGCCAATGGTTTTGTATGTTTAAGTCTCCCGTCCACTACCCGTCCACCTCGGGTGGTATGTTAAAGTCTCTATCTCTTTCTCCCCGCACCGTCTCCTCCCTCATCTTCACAGATGCGTCTCTGTTCCTCAATAGtttttcaccttcttcttccctctgacgcgctctctctctctctctctctcctctctttcagCCGCTGATCGAATACGATCTGTGAAATGCTTGCTCATTGATCTCTCAGCTCCGTCCGATCCGCGGCCTTCCAAAGATGATGATCTTTAGCACTGTAACTGCCGGTCAGGTACTCGATTTCTCAGCTTCTACTGTTTTCTTCCAGATCTTGCTCGAATTCAAGCCTTTGCTTCTCGGATTAGTGTAATTTTGTCACTGATTTTGGTATAAAGTGGTGATTTTTGTTGAAAGATAGTGATGATTTTGTTCCGTTTGGTTGCAGGTTTCGTTCTTGCTCGGAGTTATTCCGATTCTCCGGCGAGGTTGTGAGTGTCGAGAAAccaaaatatcgtgatattatcgaAAATGTCACGATATTATCgaaaatatcacgatattatcgataatatcgcgctattttgacgaaaaccattcagatacctattaaaatatccATTGcgcgaaaaaccgataatatcggcgatatttcaccgatattatcggcattttcttccttgcttaCGAGTACCACCCTCTCAGGGAGTACCTCAGCTCTTACGCCAGCTTTGTCCTGGATGGTTTTCTGCTCCCTTAGATATTGTTCAACTTGTTCTTCAATTCAGGAGAAAAGGCTCTGGCCTCCGCCTTTTACTTGGGAACCATCATAATCCGTCTGCTGCCTCATGCATATGATCTTTACAGGGCTCGGACCGGTACATGGTTCGTTGAACTTCCAAATATTTATGCAAGTCACAGAATAGACTTTTACTCCACTGCCCTTCCTGGAACATCATCATCCATCATCCCCAGCGGCGGTATGCTGTTTGCCGATGTTGTTTTCCTGCAGCAGAGATTCAACGGGCGTTGCATTCTTCCTtctggaggtggattgtctgccctcccatttccatactcttcctGTTGGAAGAATAATGCAAGCTTTTGTCTAGTTTTGATGGATAACAGCTCAGCTTAGGCAGCTTTCGGCTAGTCTTAGTGCTAGTGTTAGCTGTTTGCTTTAGTCCTGGTGTTTAATGTTTACTTTAGGCATAGTTAAGTGATAATATTCCCTCATCATTGTAAAGCTAGTTAATGGCTTAAGTTAGAGAGAATGGAGGTCATCATCATGCTTGCTTAGCTGCCATTGTCCTCTACCTTTTGTCCTCCATTTTTCTTTCCCGTTTCTTCTTCTATATATGTTTGATTTTGTAACTgtattatatataaaatatacatcaaaaattcaatatggtatcagagcaggaactCTAAATTCCTGATTCTAGTAATCGTTTCCGCTAAGTTTCTTTTGctctaagccaagatggctgAAAAACTTTCTGAAACTGAAAGCTCGATGGATGCTCCAGCATTTTCTGACGTTGAGGTCAATCCTAATCAACGTCTCAGTTCTGTTTTGTTGAATGAATTCAACTACCTTCCCTGGAGTCGTGCAATATCTCTTGCACTTGGAGGAAGATCAAAGCTTGGCTATGTAAATGGTGCTATTGAAGCTCCAGTAGTCACTTCTTCTACATACGAGTCGTGGCTGTGCAAAGATCAGTTGGTCATGTCTTGGTTGCTTAATTCAATGGAGCGAAGGATTGCTGAAATTTTCAGTTATTCCGAGTCATCCATGCATCTCTGGAAGCAAGTAAAAGAgatgtatggaaatcaaaataATGTTGCCCGTGTCTTCCAGCTTAAGAAAAATCTGGCAAGTCTACAACAAGAAAGCAAAgcatttgttcaacaccttggcAGTCTTACAAACATGTGGAATGAGCTCGATGTTTATCGTCCTCATACCACTGATGCCATTGTGTTGATCAAGAGAGTATAAGAAGACaagatttttcaactcttggcaAGCTTAGGTCCAGAGTTCAAAGATCTCAGAAGTCACATCTTAATGAATGTTGAACTCCCTTCCTCACTAGTGTGTGTGCCATAATCTAAAGGGAAGAAGTAAGGAGGAAAGTCATGAATTAAGAGACTAAATACAACGTTTCTAAGACTAGGGCTTATGTCTCTAGCAACAAACGTCCTGAAAGCAAAGTTTACAAGGGAAAAGGACCAGATTTAAAGTGCAACTACTGTGATTCTCTTGGCCATATAAAAGACAGATGTTGGATTCTTCATCCGGAATTGAAGCCTAAGTTCTTAAATGGAGGACAAAAGGTAGAGGACAATGGCAGCTAAGCAAGCATGATGATGACCTCCACTCTCTCTAACTTAAGCCATTAACTAGCTTTACAACGATGAGGGAATATTATCACTTAACTATGCCTAAAGTAAACATTAAACACCATGACTAAAGCAAACAGCTAACACTAGCACTAAGACTAGCCGAAAGCTGCCTAAGCTGAGCTGTTATCCATCAAAACTAGACAAAAGCTTGCATTATTCTTCCAACACTTCCCATccccttctgtttgtgtggttacggttaaggcaagtcaacattttatattcttattactttttattgacgtggcttaaccgtgaccagacaaaataggaggggatgagaagagtatggaaatgggagggcagacaatccatctccCTTCCTAAAAGATATAGACAGAGTTCTTCTGTATACGAGAAAGTCCCTGTCATCAGCAATGGGCAATTGTGAAGGTCAGAAATTTACCTAAGAAATGATTTTTTGATGATTTAAATATGGTTGGAGAAATTTTACTACTGCGATATCTTTTTTTGTGAGGGTTTCAATGCCGGAAATTTTAAACATTGAGAAGAGACTCTATGATAATGCCTTAGGGTGCTATTCATACAcattttattaatttctgtcatttgattttcttcaatttatttaatccgatgattaaaattaaaaaaaatatgtaaaaagtaaaaaaagtgTGTATATAGCACCACCCTTACGTTATTGAGAACAAATGTTAATTTTCACACATCAAAATCACACTTGACCTTAGACAGTGAGACaagtcactttttttttttgtcaatgagACAAGTCACTTTAGTTTATGCTACTTTTgaatacatcgatatttttatatatGAGGAAAAGTTCGGTAAAGCCACATAAAGggtagcctaatttggtattgaattcgtcatccacgatattcgaatctaagacctctcacttccaaatgaaaaagaatactACCAGACTGTAGTATTGAATAACTTGGTTTATGCTACTTTAgattagggttttttatttgttttttatacTTACGCGCCTAAGTTTGTGTGAGCCTCCATATATATTTTGAGTTGCAGCTCTCTTTCTTGTACTAGTTTTCAATGGAAGTACTTTCGtctgacaaaaaaaatatcaagaaaCAGATATAAACAGGTGGCAGATAATCACAGTTTCCTTGAATCTTTCTTCATACATagcatgaaaaaataaaatatgaaaaggACTTTTTCGTAATTCCAAACTGCCATTCAAGGACAATATTACACTTTTACTATCTTTTTACAGTATTAGGAAAAGCTAAGCAGAAAGCAAGAACAAAATTATGGAAATTAACCATCAAAATTCCCATGGTAATTAATTAGGTTTTACCACAAATAGAGGATTAAGAACATTGTAAAGGGTAAACAGATTAAGCACAAAGTAAAACATTGCTGCAAGGATGCCAGCAACAAGAGCTCCAGTGACATGGTTGCAAAACTTGGAGACCTGTCCACAAATTGGCAGCCAACCAGCATGAGTGTTCCCTTTCTTGCCCACTTGAGCTATCGCCAAGGCAGCTGACATGCTTGAAGTAAGAAGAAGAGCTGCAACCTGAACCAATTTCAATCCCTCAGTTTCTATTAAGTTGGAAATTAGATTGACAGTTCTCGAGCCGGAGAGAGACTTACATGAAACAAAAACGCTAAAGTAGAGGTGTCTAGCCCATGCATGTCTATTAGTCTATCACGTGTCACCACATGTTCAAACTTTTCCACATGACATTGTATATGATTGGTTTAGAACACGGTCATTTTAGTGTTTCTGTTTCATGCAAAATCCTTATCCTTGATCCTTATCCTTATCCGATTCATATTGGTAAACATGTAACTATTTCAGAATTAAGAAAGGAAGACGTTTACTTAAACTATGAAAATGAAGGGAAAATGTGGTATTATTACCACATCTAGAATGATAACCACGCGCCAAAGTGAGCCCTTGGAAGAAAGAAGCAGGATTATAAGGTTGTATCCACTTATAATTGCCTCCACTATCACAAAGTACCTTTTTTccatgattttaaaaaaaaaaaagttaaacaaAATATGATAAGAAAAAATTATATAGGACACTAAGACGATGATTAATTACGAGGAAAAAATGGACTATCATCGGAGAGAGAGAGGTCGACATAGAACTCGAATGCAAGGGAACATGCATATTGCCTTTTAACAAATAGACCTAATTCACGTTTACGAAATTGTTACAAACTTGAAGAAACTAGAAGAGTAAACTTACGTGAAAGCCGGAGAATGGTTGTACTTGGCCTTGAAGGTCAAGTTCAAGACGTTGGTAGAGTCGTGGCTGGTGACCATAACTATGGTGGCAGAAACAGTCGCAGCCAAGGCTAGCAGTCTCAGCACAGTGGTGAAGATCCTCCTGTTCTTAGTCATGGAGAAGTTAACCTAAACGACACAGTTTTACGACCAAAACAAAGAAGTAAGCTAGGGAAGTCCAAATGCTGAAGTGTATATTTAGAGCAAAAGAGGGTAGATGTAGAGAGTGTGTTAGGAGGACAGATAGGAGGTGGGGAGGTGGAGGGGCACTTGTCTTCTTTGTATTTCTTTAAACCAAGAATGGTTTGGTTACCTGCACAAAAGTATGAAGATCATGCGCTGCTGCAAAACTAGCCGTTTACGGAAGAGGATTATTCTCTCCTGGCCCATTTTGTGGGGATCCTAGCATCCTAGtcgtttattgtatattgtgtggtcagttttcgtcatgtactatttgtgtttaattttaaataagaaaatcaaatgatttttgTCCATATGATGCACGATGAATGACTAAGATGTGAGGATCCTAGGATTCCACAGATCCGGATGGAATACAAATCCGCCATTTACACAAAAAAGGGTCCTGCACCGACTAAACCTGTTTCAAGTCCTTCCAGATTTTGACACGTGGCTTCCTTTTACGTGCAAAGATTTGATGAAGATTTTGTGTATGAACTTGTATAGATGTATTATCATGCTACAAATTAAGGGATCATGTGATTCATAGCATGATCCACTTATTTTATGTGATTGCATGCATGCACACCACATGATCAATTCTTATCATGTTGATTGTGTTTGTAACATGAATTTGGTCAAAGGTAAAAAATATCACACCGtcagtttgagattgtttttgAAAACAAATTTTTGATAATTAAAAACCTTTTTACCACGTTTAGCCGTTTTATGGTGAAGCATTTGATTTTTTCAAATaacacttgaatttttaattttttttaacatgttTATAGTAAAATACTCAATAGTAAAGAGGAGCTTCCTACATAATCTAAGAGTAAGTTCACACGCTTTAAGAGGGTAAGGGCAATGTAATTGTCCTTATTATTCACTCTGAACAGTAATTATCTTTGTGCAAGTCCACCCATAAAATATGGGTATTTATTTTGGAATTTTTAACCTTTAGAATAATCATGACCGATGAACTTCAAAATTATTTATGTTGCCCTAGATTGCGCCACGTGTAAACAATTAGAAATCCAACAGCTCAGCTTGGAGGAAAAATGAGCTATTTGGCTCTTGGCTATGCGCGTGGGTGGGCCCCACGCCATCGTGTGTGAGCTAACTCCACCTTGATTTTCATGTGTCGAGCCCTCCTACCCATGTGTTTCgacaaaaatgcaaattttttattttcacaaaattttccctCAGCATTaagttaaattttttaaagaataTAGATGCTGTTTTATAgtttattgagcaacaaatctacatttagtagaatatttaagccaaaaacaaaaaaaaaagtgaaaaatatagtagtgaggcCCAGAACATTGTCAAATGGGGTTCTACACTCAAGAATCTAAAGGGAAAGTCTCACCttagttttcaaaacttcacaatGAAGGTGAAgttgaaaataaatagattgaatggtgatttatgtacgaatttggAAAACCGACTGAAAACCATGAGTGTTAATTCacgtttttttgtaaaaaatgaattttttttgttttctcgaAATATTTTCCGTGAATATTAAGAAAATCTATATAGTGTATATGGAAACGGATTTAcgatttattgagcaacaaCTGTATATTTAGTAAAATATTTAAGCCGGAAAgtaaaaaataagtgaaaaatatagagatgttaaaatgtatatttagtgtatatatatatattttttttggttaaaatcacatgtaggtgaggcttaaaaaaatggcaaaattttgttttgctaAACATtctttcaccctcttttggttgacaaagatagttctattaatatgtagtttagatgtagataaaagaaattttgacaaaaaaatgattcaaatatatttaaatttaggttttaaatcaTTGACTGCAAGTGTTTAAATACGAATTATAATAGATTTTGCACGGAAAcatatattttgaaaaacatgaatatgatagtttgttgtaatggtaagagaaataaaagaaaaatgtacaaaaaagaacaaaaaatatcTCGGCCATTGCTGCTCTCATTCATTCCACCTTGATCTTTTGagaagggatgtgatatccacacatcattttttacttctctcacacccttttaattttcggccgttggatcggatgaattgaaaaaaaacaaaggatataaattaataaggaatgtgaaagaagtaaaaaggggtgtgtggataacacaccccttTGAGAACTGTTCGACCAATAACATGCTTATTGAGACCCGTTCTCAAAAGATTAAGAGATGGATTATAAGAAAGTTTTCACCAAAATTACATTTTGTAGAATATGAAGATGATAGTTTGGCATTAGCTAAATAGCATTGATCTCTAATCGACTACCAGAGTCAATGTCGTTTCTCTCTCTTACGGCCAAAACCGCCTAAATCTCTACGTCGTTTTGTCCCCCACTGAATAAAAGCGCACTTCATTCGTCAAAACTTTCATTTTTCCAACTCTGCAGTACTCCTCCGAACCCCGACAGCGAAAAAGCTCCGCTAGGGTTTCGCTCGCACTTCGAAACGACACCGTTCAATCGGACGCAGAGAATTCCACCGGACCTGGACCTAGGGTTTCCAATCCCAATCCTCCGCCGTAAATCATGGAGGAGGAGCACGAGTACGACGATCAGCAGTACATGGACGACGACGATGAAGATGAAATCACGCAGGAGGACGCGTGGGCCGTCATCTCCGCCTACTTCGAGGAGAAGGGCTTGGTGCGCCAGCAGCTCGACTCGTTCGATGAGTTCATTCAGAACACAATGCAGGAGATTGTCGACGAGTCGGCCGATATCGAGATTCGGCCCGAGTCGCAGCACAACCCGGGGCACCAGCCCGATTTCGCCGAGGTAGGGTTCCCTCCCGGGAAATTATGGGTGTGAAATTGCCTGCGTTTTCTCTAGGGAACCAAACGGGGGTTTTAGGCGGGTTTTGCAAATGGTAGTCTTCTATTAAATGGTGTTGTTGTTAACGAATTTGAGCTTCGTAGTTTTTGTGGTTTTAGGGGTAATCCTTGGTGCACGAAACAACAATTTTATAAGCAATTGGGAGCTAGGTTTCCATTCTGATTGTTGATTTTTGTTACGAAACTGAAGTAGATTTTGGAGCATTTTCGTGGTTAGTTTGTCTGGACCTTTAATACTGTTGTCTTCGATCAAGTAGTAGTCTTATTAAAGAATTTAAGCTTCGTAGTTTCGATGATTTTATGGGTAATAGTTGGTGCAAAAAATTAAAGCTGGACAAGCAATTGGGATCCAGGGTTTCTATTTCACAGTTGAATATTTGGATGAAAAGATAGTAGAACTTGGAGCATTTTTCATGGTTATGTTGTTTGGAGCTGTAACACTGTTGGGTTGGATTGCAGACGGTATGCAAGATTAGCTTTGGTCAGATTTATTTGAGTAAGCC
This genomic interval from Malus domestica chromosome 05, GDT2T_hap1 contains the following:
- the LOC139196277 gene encoding uncharacterized protein, which encodes MAEKLSETESSMDAPAFSDVEVNPNQRLSSVLLNEFNYLPWSRAISLALGGRSKLGYVNGAIEAPVVTSSTYESWLCKDQLVMSWLLNSMERRIAEIFSYSESSMHLWKQVKEMYGNQNNVARVFQLKKNLASLQQESKAFVQHLGSLTNMWNELDVYRPHTTDAIVLIKRV
- the LOC114825267 gene encoding CASP-like protein 1C2 yields the protein MTKNRRIFTTVLRLLALAATVSATIVMVTSHDSTNVLNLTFKAKYNHSPAFTYFVIVEAIISGYNLIILLLSSKGSLWRVVIILDVVAALLLTSSMSAALAIAQVGKKGNTHAGWLPICGQVSKFCNHVTGALVAGILAAMFYFVLNLFTLYNVLNPLFVVKPN